The Paraburkholderia agricolaris genome includes the window CGCGCTGGCCGCGGCGGCCGCAGGGGCCTCCGTCGTCAGCACGGCGCAGGCCGGCACGCTCGCGGTCAACATCGCGTTCAAGGGCGCGAGTCAACGCGCCGTCTGGCAGTCGATCATCGACGACTTCAAGAAAACACATCCCGGCACCGACGTGAAGGTGTCGTTCATCGACGAAGAAGCGTACAAGGTCCAGTTGCCCGGTTGGCTCTCCACCGTCGCACCCGATATCGTCAACTGGCATGACGGCGAACGGATGGCGTATTACGCGCAGCGCGGCCTGTTCGAGGATCTGAGCGGCGACTGGGTGAAGAACGGCTGGAACGACATGTATGCATCGACGAAGGAAGCGTCGTCGTATAAGGGCAAGCAGTACGCCGCGCCGACTGTGTATTACTCGTGGGGCATGTTCTATCGCAAGGACCTGTTCCAGAAGGTCGGCATTGCCGGCGAGCCGAAAACGTGGGACCAGTTTCTCGACGACTGCAAGAAACTGAAAGCGGCAGGCATTACGCCGATTGCCGTGGCAGGCCGTGATTCATGGACGTTGGCGGGCTGGTTCGATTATCTCGATCTGCGCCTGAACGGCAACGCGTTCCATCAGAAACTGATGGCGGGCGATATCGCGTACACCGATCCGCGCGTGAAGAAGGTCTACACGACGTGGAAGCAACTGATCGACGCCGGCTATTTCATCGACAACTCGCTCTCTTACGATCTGGACGCCGTGCAGCCGTTCCTGTTCCAGGGCAAGGCCGCGATGATGCTGATGGGCACGTTCATCACCGGTGGTTTCCCGCCGAGCGTGAAGCCGGAAATGGGTTACTTCCAGTTCCCGATCATCGACGCGAACGTGCCGACTGCCGAAGAGGGGCCGGTCGAATCGCTGAATATTCCGTCGAAGGCGAAGAACAAGGCGGATGCGCGTGCTTTCCTTGCATTCGTCCAGACGCCGGCAAATGGTGCGAAGCTCGCGGAGGGGCTCGGTTCGTTGTCGGCGAACAGCAAGTCGCCTGAACCCGACGATCCAATCTCGAAGATCGGCTTCCAGATTCTCGCAAACACGAAGGGCGGCATTGCGCAGTTCTACGATCGCGACATGACGAAGGAAATGGCCGATGAAGGGATGAAGGGAATGCAGCAATTCATTTCCGATCCTTCGAAGCTCGACGACATCCTTGCGCAACTCGAGCAGACGCGTAAGCGGATCTACAAGAAGTGAGCGGCGGCGGCCCGTTGATGCACGAACGGGCCGCCTGCCGGAGCGTCAAACTTAAGCGTCAACTCGCTACGTTCGATCGGGAGAATGATCGTGTCGCACTCCGTCACCCGTCACACTGTTGGCGGTCCTGCCGAACCCGGCGGTCCCGGCTTGCCCGGTGCCGGCATGCCCGCGTCGGGCGGTGCTTCGCGCGGTGGGCCGCCTCGCGTGGCACGCCGGCGCCGTCCGTCGCCGACCGCGCGCCGGCAGCGGCGCGCCGCTTTTCTGTTTCTCGCGCCGGCCTGCGTGATGGTGGCGATCTACGTCGTATGGCCGATCATCTCGACCGTGCGCCTGAGTTTTTTCAATTGGGATGGGATGACCGACCCGTCTTTCGTCGGTCTCGCCAACTATATCGAGTTGTTCCATACGCAGACGTTCTATACGGCGCTGAAGAACAACCTCATCTGGCTACTGCTGTTCCTGCTTGCGCCGCCGATGGGGCTCGCCGTCGCACTTTATCTGAACCAGGCGGTGGCCGGCATTCGCATCGTCAAATCGCTGTTCTTCGCGCCGTTCGTGTTATCCGGCGTCGTGGTCGGTTTGATCTTCTCGTGGTTCTACGATCCGACCTTCGGCCTGCTTGCGATGATTCTCGGGCACGGCGTGCCGGTACTCGGCGACCCGCGTTATGCAACGCTCGGGATCGTGTTCGCGGCGCTGTGGCCGCAAACCGCGTACTGCATGATTCTTTATCTGACGGGTTTGACCTCGTTGAACGCCGAACAGATCGAGGCCGCGCGCATGGAGGGGGCGCGTGGCTGGTCGATGCTGTGGCATGTGATCCTGCCGCAATTGCGACCCACCACCTTCATGGCGATCGTCGTCACGGTGATCGGCGCATTGCGCAGCTTTGACCTGATTTCGGTCATGACCGGTGGCGGACCGTTCGAAAGTTCGACGGTGCTCGCGTACTACATGTACGACCAGGCGATCAAGTACTACCGTATCGGCTATTCCGCGGCGGTGGCCGTGGTGCTGTTCGCGATCATGCTGGTGTACATCGTTTATCACCTGCGCCGCATGCTGCGCACCGAGCAATAAGGAGCCGGTCATGTTTCCGATCCCGATCGACAAATGGAAGCCGGTCACGCGCCGTGCGTACAAACTGACCTTGCCGCTCGCGCTGTTGATCTGGCTGCTGCCGATGATCGCGGTGCTCGTGACTTCGGTGCGTTCAACCGAGGAACTGAGCGAGGGCAATTATTGGGGCTGGCCGAAGCACTTCGCGATGTTCGACAACTATCGCGAGGCGTTGACGACTTCCCCGATGCTGCATTACTTCTGGAACAGCGTGCTGATTACGGTGCCGGCCGTGGTGGGGTCGATTGCGCTTGCGGCCATGGCGGGTTTCGCGCTGGCCATCTACCGGTTCCGGGGCAACTCCACGCTGTTTGCGACGTTTGTCGCGGGCAACTTTGTGCCGGTTCAGGTGTTGATGATTCCAGTGCGGGACCTGTCGTTGCAGCTTGGTCTGTTCAACACAGTGAGCGCGCTGATTCTGTTCCATGTATCGTTTCAGACGGGATTTTGCGCGCTGTTTCTGCGCAACTTCATCAAGCAGTTGCCATTCGAACTGGTTGAGGCGGCGCGCATCGAAGGCGCGAACGAATGGACAGTGTTCTTCAAAATCGTGTTGCCGCTGATCCGTCCCGCGCTTGCCGCGCTGGCGATTCTTGTATTCACGTTCGTGTGGAATGACTACTTCTGGGCCTTGTGTCTGACGCAAGGTGACGACGCCGCCCCGATTACTGTCGGTGTCGCGGCGTTGAAGGGGCAGTGGACTACTGCATGGAATCTCGTGTCCGCCGGGTCGATTCTCGCCGCGTTGCCTTCTGTCGCGATGTTCTTCGCAATGCAGAAGCATTTCGTGGCCGGTTTGACGTTTGGCGCAACGAAGGGGTGAGCTCCGCTAGTTCACGTTGAAATGCACGCGAATGTCTTGCCGGCTTTCGACTGGATGCCCTGCCTGCATCGCCGGAAAGAAACGCCATTTGCGCAGCGCTTCAAGAAGGAGCTGGTTGAGCCGGGGATTGGGCGTCGGTTTGATGAGCTCCACGTCGACCGACCCGTCGGCGTGGATCGCGAAGCGGGCCGTCGCGACGGTTTGATACGCCTGCTCGCGCAAATCGTCGGGGAGTTCCGGCAACGGTTGGGAAATGGAATGTGCCGCCGCGTCGCCGGATGATTTGGCGGACGGTATGGCGGACGGTATGGCGGTTGCGCTTTCGTCCGAAGGGACGGCAGCGCGCGCAGGCGGCTCGGCGGCCGTCTTCGGCTCTTGCATCGCGGGCGTCGGCTGAGCCGGCGGCACGTTTTGCATTGAACGCGCATCCGGCTTCGACGGCACAGGGGGTGGCGTACGCGAACGCGTTGTGACGTGAGCGTGCGGATCAGCGGCTTGTCGTGGTTTGCTCGGAGCGAGCG containing:
- a CDS encoding ABC transporter substrate-binding protein translates to MALKPRKILLALALAAAAAGASVVSTAQAGTLAVNIAFKGASQRAVWQSIIDDFKKTHPGTDVKVSFIDEEAYKVQLPGWLSTVAPDIVNWHDGERMAYYAQRGLFEDLSGDWVKNGWNDMYASTKEASSYKGKQYAAPTVYYSWGMFYRKDLFQKVGIAGEPKTWDQFLDDCKKLKAAGITPIAVAGRDSWTLAGWFDYLDLRLNGNAFHQKLMAGDIAYTDPRVKKVYTTWKQLIDAGYFIDNSLSYDLDAVQPFLFQGKAAMMLMGTFITGGFPPSVKPEMGYFQFPIIDANVPTAEEGPVESLNIPSKAKNKADARAFLAFVQTPANGAKLAEGLGSLSANSKSPEPDDPISKIGFQILANTKGGIAQFYDRDMTKEMADEGMKGMQQFISDPSKLDDILAQLEQTRKRIYKK
- a CDS encoding carbohydrate ABC transporter permease is translated as MIVSHSVTRHTVGGPAEPGGPGLPGAGMPASGGASRGGPPRVARRRRPSPTARRQRRAAFLFLAPACVMVAIYVVWPIISTVRLSFFNWDGMTDPSFVGLANYIELFHTQTFYTALKNNLIWLLLFLLAPPMGLAVALYLNQAVAGIRIVKSLFFAPFVLSGVVVGLIFSWFYDPTFGLLAMILGHGVPVLGDPRYATLGIVFAALWPQTAYCMILYLTGLTSLNAEQIEAARMEGARGWSMLWHVILPQLRPTTFMAIVVTVIGALRSFDLISVMTGGGPFESSTVLAYYMYDQAIKYYRIGYSAAVAVVLFAIMLVYIVYHLRRMLRTEQ
- a CDS encoding carbohydrate ABC transporter permease, translating into MFPIPIDKWKPVTRRAYKLTLPLALLIWLLPMIAVLVTSVRSTEELSEGNYWGWPKHFAMFDNYREALTTSPMLHYFWNSVLITVPAVVGSIALAAMAGFALAIYRFRGNSTLFATFVAGNFVPVQVLMIPVRDLSLQLGLFNTVSALILFHVSFQTGFCALFLRNFIKQLPFELVEAARIEGANEWTVFFKIVLPLIRPALAALAILVFTFVWNDYFWALCLTQGDDAAPITVGVAALKGQWTTAWNLVSAGSILAALPSVAMFFAMQKHFVAGLTFGATKG
- a CDS encoding TonB family protein, with the translated sequence MSNRMRFAVAVDDSPSIRFALAVLAALIVWIVFLFQVGHWLRPSPSARVQDKPLEMRVMELDPPEAAVTTPSVAPAAPAAPVAPVAPVALAPSKPRQAADPHAHVTTRSRTPPPVPSKPDARSMQNVPPAQPTPAMQEPKTAAEPPARAAVPSDESATAIPSAIPSAKSSGDAAAHSISQPLPELPDDLREQAYQTVATARFAIHADGSVDVELIKPTPNPRLNQLLLEALRKWRFFPAMQAGHPVESRQDIRVHFNVN